From Apium graveolens cultivar Ventura chromosome 9, ASM990537v1, whole genome shotgun sequence, the proteins below share one genomic window:
- the LOC141683434 gene encoding uncharacterized protein LOC141683434 produces the protein MSTAVEQASRVEHRVQTNVTSTSSAAPTSSPKISKFAAKSGFVIPKNKLSGSLVPAFRGSKKPGGSDLISEESSKQTQRKTKWGPDMTQDAAVRKGLAAAYQTRVDQITKQLESGIVDIEEDLSSASHTLGHEYSRHSEKSEVLELERREAIGEILKLNPSYKAPAYYKPLLREARVPVPVKDYPGVNFINLLYGPGSDTQKRLEKETGAKIRVFGTKSDKGKKEVTADESDNQHFYEELYVHVCADTYEKVDAAVSLIELLVTPVTVNPTVNSSSAITVPSDNVNAVHTNQGTPIPYPQANQGVGQSVTGSAPVQPFGHFQSYPGSWFPTSSPLGFVTQQNFSAQMPSSHVQISSASLNSNTSSFFGARPTGFGAVQNPSFVPLRPQPLLQQPYMPQTPIGYSNHPRTLPMPTLHPTPGQSNISAPPFSGYTPTALRPTQVRGPLVPPSAGPPTVSVPLANPSGSLTAWSQAPAGLNNLGQMTLSVGPLQRPPTSQSTLPFNVTSGNMVAPIKTAFQPSALLPTSGPSAAPAVTQAMLPGVLSSPSMAAAPVPSSLPLTLTPPPHPQSGVQISGSATSPATTPKPLHPSSYDFTFQPNRQQNLAPQVTLGPNIQYAHNGMPPRNLNMHPPRAHQMSSFHPPGQNSEPPPVMQGFPGPQVINHTSQPRAHMSSPAGNLCSPYGPPRHPAFHGAWPVLPPTSAPQMGMRNFNPGLQVMNAAGAFPFRPGNTQPQQNYPTRPQGVFSPNQQFSGNLPFPPNRPSLNSFGRHQNYDPFSPTSGPPRPQSSVNQSQRRNQENDPEYEDLMASVGVK, from the exons ATGAGCACTGCAGTTGAGCAGGCATCTAGAGTTGAACACAGAGTTCAGACTAATGTTACATCCACCTCATCTGCTGCTCCAACAAGTAGCCCAAAAATTTCCAAGTTTGCAGCTAAGTCTGGATTTGTGATACCAAAAAATAAGTTGTCAGGCTCGCTGGTTCCTGCATTTCGGGGTAGTAAAAAACCGGGTGGAAGTGATTTAATCAGTGAAGAAAGCAGTAAGCAGACTCAGAGGAAAACAAAATGGGGCCCCGATATGACGCAGGATGCTGCTGTGAGAAAAGGATTAGCTGCAGCTTATCAG ACTCGAGTGGATCAAATCACGAAGCAGTTGGAGTCGGGTATCGTGGACATCGAGGAAGATCTATCATCTGCATCTCACACATTAGGCCATGAGTATTCTCGTCATAGTGAG AAGTCAGAAGTGTTAGAACTTGAAAGGCGTGAAGCTATTG GTGAAATATTGAAATTAAATCCAAGCTACAAGGCTCCAGCATACTACAAACCCCTACTGCGAGAGGCTAGAGTTCCTGTTCCT GTCAAAGACTATCCTGGAGTCAATTTCATTAATCTGTTGTATGGACCTGGAAGTGATACTCAAAAACGATTGGAGAAG GAAACTGGAGCAAAAATACGTGTTTTTGGTACCAAATCCGATAAGGGAAAGAAG GAGGTCACTGCTGATGAAAGTGATAATCAGCATTTCTATGAAGAGCTTTATGTTCATGTATGTGCCGACACATATGAGAAGGTTGATGCAGCAGTTTCTTTGATCGAATTGCTGGTTACTCCAGTTACA GTAAACCCTACAGTAAATTCCTCATCAGCAATAACAGTGCCCAGTGATAATGTAAATGCTGTTCATACCAATCAAGGAACTCCTATCCCGTATCCACAAGCTAACCAAGGAGTAGGTCAATCAGTTACAGGTTCTGCACCTGTTCAACCATTTGGTCATTTTCAGTCATACCCAGGTTCATGGTTTCCAACAAGTTCTCCTTTAGGTTTTGTCACTCAGCAAAATTTTTCGGCACAGATGCCAAGCAGTCATGTTCAAATTTCATCGGCATCATTAAATTCTAATACTTCATCATTTTTTGGAGCAAGGCCTACAGGATTTGGTGCAGTCCAGAACCCTTCTTTTGTTCCCTTGAGACCGCAGCCACTACTGCAGCAGCCGTATATGCCTCAGACACCTATAGGTTATAGTAATCATCCAAGAACCCTCCCTATGCCTACTTTGCATCCTACGCCTGGTCAATCTAATATATCCGCCCCACCCTTTTCTGGTTATACACCCACCGCATTAAGGCCTACCCAAGTTAGAGGGCCTTTGGTTCCCCCATCTGCTGGCCCACCAACTGTCTCTGTCCCATTGGCAAACCCTTCTGGGAGCTTGACTGCATGGTCTCAAGCACCCGCAGGTTTGAATAACTTAGGCCAGATGACACTTTCAGTTGGTCCTCTTCAGAGGCCTCCTACATCACAATCCACCTTACCATTTAATGTTACTAGTGGCAACATGGTTGCACCGATTAAAACAGCATTTCAGCCATCTGCATTGCTTCCCACATCAGGACCTTCAGCTGCACCTGCAGTGACGCAAGCAATGCTGCCCGGAGTCCTCTCAAGTCCCTCCATGGCTGCTGCTCCAGTTCCTTCGTCACTTCCATTAACATTGACCCCGCCACCTCATCCACAATCAGGAGTTCAAATTTCTGGTTCCGCAACTTCTCCGGCAACAACACCCAAGCCACTGCATCCTAGTTCATATGATTTCACTTTCCAGCCAAACCGACAACAGAATCTAGCTCCCCAAGTGACACTTGGGCCAAACATTCAGTATGCCCATAACGGTATGCCACCCAGGAACCTTAACATGCACCCACCTCGAGCACATCAAATGTCATCTTTCCATCCACCAGGGCAGAATTCTGAACCTCCGCCTGTTATGCAAGGGTTTCCAGGGCCACAAGTCATCAACCATACGAGTCAACCTCGAGCTCACATGTCTTCTCCTGCTGGAAACCTGTGCTCCCCTTACGGTCCTCCCAGACATCCAGCTTTCCATGGTGCATGGCCAGTATTACCTCCAACTTCAGCCCCACAAATGGGGATGAGAAATTTCAATCCAGGCTTGCAAGTGATGAATGCAGCGGGAGCTTTCCCATTCAGACCGGGGAACACTCAACCGCAGCAAAATTATCCTACTAGACCCCAAGGTGTTTTTAGCCCAAATCAGCAGTTCAGTGGAAACTTACCATTTCCTCCCAACAGGCCATCTTTGAACTCTTTTGGAAGACATCAGAATTATGATCCCTTCTCTCCCACTTCTGGTCCTCCCAGACCTCAATCGAGTGTTAATCAATCACAGCGGAGAAACCAAGAGAATGATCCAGAGTATGAAGATTTAATGGCCTCAGTTGGAGTGAAATAA